The genome window tttttcgCATCGAAATGGTAAATTTCGAAATCCGTCTTGCGGTCACGCTGGtacatatacaaaattcattgattttgtcaacgtaaaaaaaaacacacacactgcgcATAGCTCTGCACAGGCgaaacacatttaaattaaagttaatttaacGCAAATAAGGAACGCAGCAGCAGAGGAACAAAATGCAAGACACGCAAGACAAATGCCAAGTGTGAAACGAGACCCACGGTGGAGTCCAATAAGAGTTTCTCGATGACCTGCTGGTGCCCAATAACTAATTTCCAATAAGAAAGAAGTGAGAGAAAAAGAGCATACGGTAAAAagtagcaaaaaaaacagGGAGGCACAATTAAAAAGGCGCAAGCAAAAGACActcacaaacaaacaaaagaaaatagaaaagcagcaaacaaaaagcaaaaaaaaaaaaaaaatgacaatcGTTTTGGAGGAATAATATTGGGTGGAAGCCAAATTGGAGCTGCGGCGGCCGGCCGTAAAATGCCCAGGAACAACACTTGCAGGTCAAGTGAATGTGCAGCTGGTGTTAACGATAACAATAACGccaacgataacgataactgCAATGGTGACGGCGATCAGGCTAACGGTCAACAGCACGATGGCATTGTTGCCACCACAGCAACCGTTAAGCAGGAGTTCGATGCGGCGCCGCCCGTTTGTCACAGAAAATCAGAACGTCGAAAAatcgcacgcgacattttcCTGGTGTTCGAGGAGCAGCCGAGCAGTCGAAGGAGGCGCGGCCGCGGCGGAGCGCGAGGCAAGTGTACGCGAGCCAAGCAGAAGTTCGGGCATCTAAGCGTGGCCAAGACGCCAatgcgcagcagcaacaccaacaataataacagcggaatcagcggcagcagtagtaacaataacaacaacaacaagagcagcgtCTTGCGGGAGATCAAAACAGAACCAAAGtgcagcacagcagcagcaaatgtaagtgcaacggcaactgcagcagcagcaactgcaacagcaacgggaTCAACAGCAACGGAAGCAATAAcgggagcaacagcagcagtaacaaatgcaactgcaacatcggcagctgcaacagcggCGACAGCAATGCTGCAACAGCTGGAGCCAGAGAAGCCGCCGGCCAAAATGGCCACAGTGAAACTTGAAACCAAAACAGCatcaaatgcaacaacagcagcaacagcaacagttgctgcaacGACtgcagtaacagcagcagctgcagcagcaacagttacTGTTGCGCCACAGTTGAGCCAAAGCAAACAACAGTTGAAGACGCAGCAAACGCCGCCGCCAGAAGCAGAAAGATGTggggaagcagcagcagcggcaggaAGAGCTCtggctgccacgcccacaacgcCCAGCGTGAATCCGATTTTCCTGTGGGTCAAACAGGATGACACACGCATCGTGGAGGTGCGCTGCGAGGATTACGACAAACGCAATCGCATACGCCTCACCAAGACGACAAATGGCTGGCGTTCCATGCCACGCACGGACGCCTCCTCGAGTCGCATTGTCAAGTTCTTCCATAGCGGCGTTGCGCAGGTGAAGCGCGAGAAgctgcaacatcagcaatccatggagcaggaggaggagctgGCACAaaaggagcagcagcatcaccaccatcaccatcagcTGGAAGAGGAGGAGCAACAGATGACGCACAACTGGAGCGTAGTCCAAGAGGATGAAgagcaacaccagcaacatcagcagcagcagcacctgGAACAACAGCAAGTGATGGAGGAAGAGCAGCACCACTTGGATAAGCAGCCAGCGCTAATCGAGAGCGTGGTCGTTGTGCccgcccagcagcagcaggagcaacagtCGCTGGAGGAGGCGACGCCCGACTTTGATGCGCTGCTCGATAGCGAAACGAATGCATCGACCAAGGCGACCAAGACGAGCACCACGAATAGCAGCAATCCCAATACACCAACATATCAGAGCACGCCATCGTCGCCAGCGCCGTTGGAGCTGCAACTCTGCCCCAAAACAGGACTCTTTCTGCCCCAGGGCGTGGCTGCCGAGTTGCCACACAACGACGAGGTGGAGGAGGAAAAGGAGGAGCAGGAACAGCAAGCTGATGTTGCCGCCCAAGACGTGGAACTGGAGCAGCCAAAGAATCTAAAGGATCTGCTCGACGATGCGGATgatctgctgctgcagcaatgcagcagcgacaatggcagcaacaatggCGTCGAGCTGCTCGATTCGCTGGTGAAGCGCAGCTGCGAGGATAACTTGCAGGgcacaacgacgacgacaacgatggCAACGACGACGGGAACGGCGTCGGGATTGAGTGCGTTCTGTGTGCCCGATGTGGCAGGCAAGGATTTGCCCAGCATACTGGGcatggacagcagcagcatggaTGATGCACCCAAGTGCCTGTCGTTCAACGAGGCCGGCGAGATTGAGGGACTGCATGGGGATCTCTTCCTGGGCATCGATGCCTTCGACAAGCAACCGGAGACGGTCACCGAGGCAACGCCAGCGACGGCAACCGAAGTGGAAGCGGAGGCGGAAACGGCGGAGACAGCAACGCGAACAGAGCTGGTAGATGCGGAGCTGGAGACGGAGGCCGAGGCGGATGCAGTGGTGGAGAAGTCAACGCAGCCAGCACAACATGTGGTGACCGCCGATGAGACGCCCAAGGATTTGAGCTACAAGAAGCGCGAAGAAGTTTGTCCTCCCTCGGAGTCGCGCAGTCAATGCGCCGTCACCTCCAGCTCCGACATACTGAAGGCCAAGTCACCGGAGCTGCCCGAGTTGCCAGCGGTGGCCAGCAGCATACCCGCCGAGGTGGAGACCACCTCGGAGACCATCAAGAATCTGATACTGGAG of Drosophila nasuta strain 15112-1781.00 chromosome 3, ASM2355853v1, whole genome shotgun sequence contains these proteins:
- the LOC132789023 gene encoding uncharacterized protein LOC132789023, giving the protein MPRNNTCRSSECAAGVNDNNNANDNDNCNGDGDQANGQQHDGIVATTATVKQEFDAAPPVCHRKSERRKIARDIFLVFEEQPSSRRRRGRGGARGKCTRAKQKFGHLSVAKTPMRSSNTNNNNSGISGSSSNNNNNNKSSVLREIKTEPKCSTAAANVSATATAAAATATATGSTATEAITGATAAVTNATATSAAATAATAMLQQLEPEKPPAKMATVKLETKTASNATTAATATVAATTAVTAAAAAATVTVAPQLSQSKQQLKTQQTPPPEAERCGEAAAAAGRALAATPTTPSVNPIFLWVKQDDTRIVEVRCEDYDKRNRIRLTKTTNGWRSMPRTDASSSRIVKFFHSGVAQVKREKLQHQQSMEQEEELAQKEQQHHHHHHQLEEEEQQMTHNWSVVQEDEEQHQQHQQQQHLEQQQVMEEEQHHLDKQPALIESVVVVPAQQQQEQQSLEEATPDFDALLDSETNASTKATKTSTTNSSNPNTPTYQSTPSSPAPLELQLCPKTGLFLPQGVAAELPHNDEVEEEKEEQEQQADVAAQDVELEQPKNLKDLLDDADDLLLQQCSSDNGSNNGVELLDSLVKRSCEDNLQGTTTTTTMATTTGTASGLSAFCVPDVAGKDLPSILGMDSSSMDDAPKCLSFNEAGEIEGLHGDLFLGIDAFDKQPETVTEATPATATEVEAEAETAETATRTELVDAELETEAEADAVVEKSTQPAQHVVTADETPKDLSYKKREEVCPPSESRSQCAVTSSSDILKAKSPELPELPAVASSIPAEVETTSETIKNLILEQFLKLNGGAGGGNSQQQAEPMDLGKGNARVGAGGDEKLHTVVIDDEDEEEAGDGDVEPTEPLRKRAKPIKMDKDPDALTQLKMLISNPQWKVPDPILVPKDRLGAVLASPAREIPLLLTTRPELRLPEAFAYPEIIQNPNILVVTMEQLEAILKNEAEQSKTTPTTPAQLLPLPLVQQLPSSKATASPSLKQQQQQQHKQQPPSKTLVTATPPPPPPATTAAASSSPAADSSMSTELNATTLALLQQMLWLPYFGQLSQEFFKTLKDPLGLQRKFMSNLLPLYNSQFGLQHLDELYKHCLKQKPASEAEAPPAAAATVAPTATAAVAATSPATPTKPPAAFNGFSSPMELAFMQKLLQQQQQQQQPQQSKATSQQQLHLEHKRARREHDHVAKATPPAVTPTVAAVPSAAPAAAAVAAAPAMEHKPRLTCKSLSNLLEPESNVVPLLNVPFDALRRSAAMHNSHNKPASSQDAMMSSGRQLRSSKACVTYNPLEQQSKQSQQQQQMQRKRGNMLAHELQQQQHQQQQQQQQQQHHQQQQQHLAEAAAAAAAAGGAGLDANAALWHPLFGSNPKQGYNSPWQWTTVTATGE